In Hevea brasiliensis isolate MT/VB/25A 57/8 chromosome 13, ASM3005281v1, whole genome shotgun sequence, a single genomic region encodes these proteins:
- the LOC110643116 gene encoding uncharacterized protein LOC110643116, protein MSLSLIQGYSSADEEAPPEDYRISFDDDDDYEYDDSSASAVSGGRLLSYKSVFGQSAPSNGSSGLPSALHVFSEISGPSQFLNNCVEEQPSAGGVEHQLGRHGRWRNRKEKKDLPAGVVVEAKAQLIGIHERVRSDIESNQPPTSSVLSTTQEGGKRVPTVTNPNAEDAAELLRMCLQCGIPKTYSSARGMVCPVCGDRPFDTNKEPKKKGSTIKDKEKSKRMKGQSSHATWKSETEMQLRQQFD, encoded by the exons ATGAGCTTGTCTCTCATTCAAGGCTATTCTTCGGCGGATGAAGAAGCACCACCGGAGGATTACCGTATCTCCttcgatgatgatgatgattatgAATACGATGATTCGTCCGCCTCCGCCGTGTCCGGCGGCCGTTTGCTTTCCTACAAATCAGTATTCGGCCAATCCGCTCCGTCCAATGGATCGTCCGGTCTTCCCTCTGCGCTCCACGTCTTCTCCGAA ATTTCAGGACCTTCACAGTTTCTTAACAATTGCGTTGAAGAGCAACCCAGCGCAGGAGGCGTTGAGCACCAGCTAGGTAGGCACGGTCGCTGGAGGAATCGAAAGGAGAAGAAAGACTTACCTGCTG GTGTTGTAGTGGAGGCCAAAGCTCAACTTATTGGCATTCATGAGCGAGTAAGAAGTGATATTGAGTCTAACCAGCCTCCAACATCATCAGTTCTTAGCACAACACAGGAGGGAGGAAAACGAGTGCCAACCGTGACCAATCCCAATGCAGAAGATGCTGCGGAACTACTGAG GATGTGCTTGCAATGTGGAATACCTAAGACATACTCCAGTGCACGTGGAATGGTATGTCCTGTGTGCGGTGATCGGCCATTCGACACAAACAAAGAGCCCAAGAAAAAGGGTTCAACGATTAAAGATAAGGAAAAAAGTAAGAGGATGAAGGGCCAGTCATCTCACGCTACATGGAAAAGTGAGACAGAGATGCAACTCAGACAACAGTTTGATTAG
- the LOC110643112 gene encoding uncharacterized protein LOC110643112 isoform X2 has product MIQKLRKLDAYPKINEDFYRRTFSGGLITLVSFLIMLFLFSSELRLYLRIVTETKLLVDTSRGETLRINFDVTFPAIPCTLLSIDAKDIMGEEHFDIRHNITKKRINVHGDVIEVRRDGIGAPKVEKPLQKHGGRLEHNEIYCGSCYGAEMSDDDCCNSCEQVREAYKKKGWALTGTHLIDQCMREEFFQRVIDEEGEGCNIYGSLEVNKVAGNFHFVPGKSLHHSNVHVKDLLSVKSYSYNISHRINRLAFGDYFPGVVNPLDGVHWEHETPNGIHQYFLKVTFKEEHISFLHFMTNICAVFGGIFTIAGIIDSFVYHSQRAIKKKAEIGKYR; this is encoded by the exons ATGATTCAGAAACTGAGGAAGTTAGATGCTTACCCAAAAATCAATGAGGATTTTTATAGGAGGACCTTTTCCGGTGGCCTCATTACCCTCGTCTCTTTTCTTATCATGCTTTTCCTCTTCTCCTCTGAGTTAA GATTATACCTGCGTATTGTTACTGAGACGAAGCTCTTAGTGGATACTTCAAGAGGGGAAACTCTAAGGATCAAT TTTGATGTCACTTTTCCTGCCATTCCATGTACATTGCTCAGTATTGATGCCAAGGATATCATGGGAGAGGAGCATTTCGATATA AGACATAATATAACTAAGAAAAGGATTAATGTTCATGGTGATGTAATTGAAGTCAGGCGTGATGGGATTGGTGCACCAAAA GTTGAAAAGCCTTTGCAAAAGCATGGTGGCAGACTTGAACACAATGAAATTTATTGTGGCTCATGCTATGGCGCAGAAATG TCAGATGATGATTGTTGCAACTCATGTGAACAAGTTCGTGAAGCATACAAGAAAAAAGGGTGGGCATTGACTGGTACGCATTTGATTGACCAG TGTATGAGGGAAGAATTTTTCCAAAGGGTCATAGATGAAGAAGGTGAAGGATGTAATATATATGGATCTCTGGAAGTAAATAAAGTggctggaaattttcattttgtacCTGGGAAAAGCCTTCATCACTCAAATGTCCATGTGAAAGATTTGCTGTCTGTTAAATCGTATAGTTATAAT ATAAGTCACAGGATCAATAGACTAGCTTTTGGTGACTACTTTCCTGGTGTGGTGAATCCCCTGGATGG GGTACATTGGGAGCACGAAACACCAAATGGCATTCACCAGTACTTCCTCAAG GTGACTTTTAAAGAGGAGCATATTTCATTTTTACACTTCATGACCAATATTTGCGCAGTATTTGGAG gtattttcaCAATTGCTGGAATAATAGATTCATTTGTGTATCATAGTCAAAGAGCAATCAAGAAAAAAGCAGAAATTGGCAAGTACAGATGA
- the LOC110643112 gene encoding uncharacterized protein LOC110643112 isoform X1 yields the protein MIQKLRKLDAYPKINEDFYRRTFSGGLITLVSFLIMLFLFSSELRLYLRIVTETKLLVDTSRGETLRINFDVTFPAIPCTLLSIDAKDIMGEEHFDIRHNITKKRINVHGDVIEVRRDGIGAPKVEKPLQKHGGRLEHNEIYCGSCYGAEMSDDDCCNSCEQVREAYKKKGWALTGTHLIDQCMREEFFQRVIDEEGEGCNIYGSLEVNKVAGNFHFVPGKSLHHSNVHVKDLLSVKSYSYNISHRINRLAFGDYFPGVVNPLDGVHWEHETPNGIHQYFLKAVPTIYTDISGHTVSSNQYSVTEHFKKSEPDQHDSLGVFFFYDFSPIKVTFKEEHISFLHFMTNICAVFGGIFTIAGIIDSFVYHSQRAIKKKAEIGKYR from the exons ATGATTCAGAAACTGAGGAAGTTAGATGCTTACCCAAAAATCAATGAGGATTTTTATAGGAGGACCTTTTCCGGTGGCCTCATTACCCTCGTCTCTTTTCTTATCATGCTTTTCCTCTTCTCCTCTGAGTTAA GATTATACCTGCGTATTGTTACTGAGACGAAGCTCTTAGTGGATACTTCAAGAGGGGAAACTCTAAGGATCAAT TTTGATGTCACTTTTCCTGCCATTCCATGTACATTGCTCAGTATTGATGCCAAGGATATCATGGGAGAGGAGCATTTCGATATA AGACATAATATAACTAAGAAAAGGATTAATGTTCATGGTGATGTAATTGAAGTCAGGCGTGATGGGATTGGTGCACCAAAA GTTGAAAAGCCTTTGCAAAAGCATGGTGGCAGACTTGAACACAATGAAATTTATTGTGGCTCATGCTATGGCGCAGAAATG TCAGATGATGATTGTTGCAACTCATGTGAACAAGTTCGTGAAGCATACAAGAAAAAAGGGTGGGCATTGACTGGTACGCATTTGATTGACCAG TGTATGAGGGAAGAATTTTTCCAAAGGGTCATAGATGAAGAAGGTGAAGGATGTAATATATATGGATCTCTGGAAGTAAATAAAGTggctggaaattttcattttgtacCTGGGAAAAGCCTTCATCACTCAAATGTCCATGTGAAAGATTTGCTGTCTGTTAAATCGTATAGTTATAAT ATAAGTCACAGGATCAATAGACTAGCTTTTGGTGACTACTTTCCTGGTGTGGTGAATCCCCTGGATGG GGTACATTGGGAGCACGAAACACCAAATGGCATTCACCAGTACTTCCTCAAG GCAGTCCCAACAATATATACTGATATTAGTGGCCACACTGTTAGCTCAAACCAG TACTCTGTAACAGAGCATTTCAAGAAATCAGAACCGGATCAACATGATTCTCTTGGAGTTTTCTTCTTCTATGACTTTTCTCCAATTAAG GTGACTTTTAAAGAGGAGCATATTTCATTTTTACACTTCATGACCAATATTTGCGCAGTATTTGGAG gtattttcaCAATTGCTGGAATAATAGATTCATTTGTGTATCATAGTCAAAGAGCAATCAAGAAAAAAGCAGAAATTGGCAAGTACAGATGA
- the LOC110643111 gene encoding uncharacterized protein LOC110643111 — MVDDAFVSKENPKKAKDKKKKNKKKRGGTKKKMTAEQTLAFKAVTEWVYLDQQSSPPSVSSASARVVDDFGVQKTMGRGGEKVVFELHSHSKCSDGFLSPSKLVERAHGNGVKVLALTDHDTMAGIPEAMEAARRFGIKIIPGVEISTIYSPRNTEAEEPVHILAYYSCCGPAKFEELENLLANIRDGRYLRAKDMILKLNKLNLPLKWEHVARIAGKGVAPGRVHVARAMVEAGHVENLKQAFAKYLYDGGPAYSTGSEPLAEEAIQVICETGGLAVLAHPWALKNPVAVIRWLKDAGLHGLEVYRSDGKLAVYSDLADAYGLLKLGGSDFHGRVGNSESELGSVNLPVLALHDFLKVARPIWCGAIRDILENYAEEPSDTNLERITRYGRTRILKGIAPSSCGTDLIDRCLSLWLTNEERQNAEFEAIKLKLSHISINQGGLHVPIESK; from the exons ATGGTGGATGATGCTTTTGTAAGCAAAGAAAACCCAAAGAAAGCAAaagacaaaaagaagaagaataagaagaagcGTGGAGGTACTAAGAAGAAGATGACAGCTGAGCAGACTCTGGCTTTCAAGGCTGTCACTGAATGGGTGTATTTGGATCAGCAGTCTTCTCCTCCTTCGGTATCCTCTGCTTCTGCTCGTGTTGTTGATGATTTTGGGGTGCAGAAGACTATGGGCAGAGGAGGAGAGAAGGTTGTTTTTGAATTGCATTCTCATTCCAAATGCAGTGATGGGTTCTTGTCTCCTTCCAAGCTTGTGGAGAGAGCTCATGGGAATGGG GTGAAAGTTCTTGCTTTGACAGATCATGACACGATGGCTGGTATCCCTGAAGCTATGGAAGCAGCTCGGAGATTTGGCATCAAGATAATCCCGGGTGTTGAGATCAGCACTATATATTCTCCTAG AAATACTGAAGCAGAGGAGCCAGTGCACATTCTTGCATATTACAGTTGCTGTGGGCCAGCAAAATTTGAGGAACTGGAAAATTTATTGGCTAACATACGAGATGGTCGTTACCTTCGTGCAAAAGATATGATCTTGAAGCTCAACAAACTCAACTTGCCTCTTAAGTGGGAACATGTTGCCAGGATTGCTGGCAAAGGAGTTGCTCCTGGGAGAGTGCACGTGGCTCGGGCTATGGTTGAAGCAGGCCATGTTGAGAATCTGAAACAAGCTTTCGCCAAATATCTATATGATGGCGGACCTGCTTATTCCAC GGGAAGTGAGCCTCTTGCAGAGGAAGCAATACAAGTGATATGTGAAACTGGTGGACTTGCAGTGCTGGCTCATCCATGGGCATTGAAGAATCCTGTTGCAGTTATCAGATGGCTGAAAGATGCAGGTCTTCATGGGTTGGAAGTTTACAGAAGCGATGGAAAACTGGCAG TATACAGTGACCTAGCAGACGCTTACGGTCTTCTGAAGCTTGGAGGGTCAGATTTTCATGGAAGGGTTGGAAACAGCGAGTCTGAACTGGGAAGCGTCAATCTTCCAGTGTTGGCATTGCATGACTTCCTGAAGGTAGCTCGTCCAATCTGGTGTGGTGCTATAAGGGACATTCTTGAGAACTATGCTGAGGAGCCCTCTGATACTAATCTAGAAAGGATAACAAGGTATGGGAGAACAAGAATTTTAAAGGGAATTGCTCCCTCGAGCTGTGGCACAGATTTGATTGATCGTTGCTTATCATTGTGGTTAACAAATGAAGAGAGACAGAATGCCGAGTTTGAGGCCATTAAGCTGAAGCTTTCCCATATTTCAATTAATCAAGGAGGGCTTCATGTTCCTATAGAGAGTAAATAA
- the LOC110643110 gene encoding probable inactive receptor kinase At2g26730, with amino-acid sequence MAEKPTQAIFSLSWIMGFPPLLFRYYFVILIILSSLFCHAVAQLELEKDALLALQANFNGPFLNVNWSGPQCPLEFPTNWYGIRCISGRVSGILLEDLGLTGVVSSDAFTVFTELTILSFRNNSISGEVMNFSSNQKMREINLSGNKFQGQISQSLLSLNSLESLQLQENNFTGSIPEFNQPSLKVFNVSNNHLYGEIPKTHTLQQFGSDSYSNNPELRGVPISTVRKLSDTADTNTTSSQPQKSSSKTNTLGTIFLLFDVVGLIAVILLFILYFKKSRKLKKMLKKNDAEKGKEVSSVVEDDDDDEYDLEEVQEEQNKNINRIEVQRKEVAVVEEKGGLIFMEQQATFELDDLLKASAEGLGKGIFGNSYKAMIEGRPAIVVKRLRDLKPLSFEEFIKQLNIISELKHPNLLPLVAHYYSKEEKLLLYKFAEKGNLFNRIHGGRGNKDRIPFRWSARLSVARGVARALEYLHLNRKSQSIVPHGNLKSTNVLLDDNDMVLVSDYGLTSLLAVPVAANRLVSYKSPEYQASKKLCKKSDVWSYGCLILELLTGRVQAHSAPPGTNGVDLSSWVHRAVREEWTAEIFDIEISVQRSSTPGMLKLLQIAMGCCDKSPEKRPEMTEVVREVKSIKLVESEDEEDLSMDHSLTDESLSTSASGIMGDER; translated from the exons ATGGCAGAGAAACCCACACAAGCAATTTTCAGTTTGAGTTGGATTATGGGATTTCCTCCATTACTTTTCAGATATTATTTTGTTATTCTGATAATTCTTTCTTCATTATTCTGCCATGCTGTAGCTCAACTTGAACTAGAAAAAGATGCCCTTCTTGCACTTCAGGCCAATTTCAATGGCCCTTTTCTGAATGTTAACTGGAGTGGCCCTCAATGCCCTCTTGAGTTTCCCACTAACTGGTATGGAATTAGATGTATCAGTGGTCGTGTCAGTGGAATTTTGTTGGAAGATTTGGGCCTGACAGGTGTGGTCAGTAGTGATGCATTTACTGTCTTCACTGAGCTTACTATCCTGAGCTTCAGGAATAATTCAATTTCAGGAGAAGTAATGAATTTCTCTTCCAATCAGAAGATGAGGGAAATAAATTTGTCAGGAAACAAATTCCAAGGCCAAATTTCGCAATCACTGTTGAGTCTTAATTCTCTGGAGTCATTGCAGCTTCAGGAGAATAACTTCACAGGTTCTATTCCAGAATTTAACCAGCCTAGTTTGAAAGTTTTTAATGTTTCTAATAACCATCTCTATGGTGAGATCCCAAAAACTCACACTCTCCAACAATTTGGTTCTGATTCCTATTCTAATAATCCTGAATTGCGCGGCGTACCAATATCCACTGTCCGCAAGTTAAGTGATACAGCAGATACCAATACAACTTCCTCTCAACCTCAGAAAAGCTCTTCCAAGACTAATACTTTGGGAACTATATTCTTGCTTTTTGATGTTGTCGGTCTAATCGCGGTGATTTTGCTCTTCATTCTTTACTTCAAGAAGTCTAGAAAGCTCAAGAAAATGTTGAAGAAAAATGACGCAGAAAAAGGAAAGGAGGTGAGTTCTGTTgttgaagatgatgatgatgatgaatatGACTTGGAGGAGGTACAGGAGGAGCagaataaaaatataaacagAATAGAGGTGCAGAGAAAGGAAGTTGCTGTAGTAGAAGAGAAAGGAGGTCTGATATTCATGGAACAACAAGCAACTTTTGAACTTGATGATCTTCTGAAGGCTTCTGCAGAGGGTTTAGGGAAGGGGATTTTTGGAAATAGTTACAAGGCCATGATCGAGGGCAGGCCAGCTATTGTTGTAAAACGTTTAAGGGATTTGAAGCCATTAAGTTTTGAAGAATTCATTAAGCAGTTGAATATAATTTCTGAGCTGAAACACCCCAATTTGCTGCCCCTTGTTGCTCACTACTATTCTAAGGAGGAGAAGCTGCTTCTGTACAAATTTGCAGAAAAAGGAAACCTCTTTAACCGCATTCATG GAGGAAGAGGCAACAAGGACAGGATCCCATTTCGATGGAGTGCAAGACTATCTGTTGCACGGGGAGTGGCAAGAGCCCTGGAATATCTTCATCTCAATAGGAAATCACAAAGCATTGTCCCACATGGCAACCTGAAATCAACCAATGTTCTTCTTGACGATAACGATATGGTTCTTGTTTCAGACTATGGCCTCACTTCACTACTAGCAGTTCCCGTTGCTGCTAACCGTTTGGTTTCTTACAAATCGCCGGAATACCAGGCTTCGAAAAAGCTTTGTAAGAAGTCTGATGTTTGGAGTTATGGCTGTCTTATATTAGAACTCCTGACAGGAAGAGTACAGGCTCACTCAGCTCCACCAGGAACCAATGGAGTCGATCTTTCCAGCTGGGTTCATCGAGCTGTGAGGGAagagtggacagctgagatatttGATATTGAGATATCTGTGCAAAGAAGTTCAACTCCTGGAATGCTGAAACTACTGCAAATCGCTATGGGTTGCTGCGATAAGTCCCCAGAGAAGCGTCCTGAAATGACAGAAGTTGTAAGGGAGGTTAAAAGTATAAAGCTTGTTGAATCagaagatgaagaagacttgTCAATGGATCACTCTTTAACAGATGAATCTCTGTCTACAAGTGCCTCAGGGATAATGGGTGATGAAAGATGA